Genomic window (Ictalurus punctatus breed USDA103 chromosome 16, Coco_2.0, whole genome shotgun sequence):
tatatatatatatatatatatatatatatatatatatatatatatatgagttgAATAAAGTGAGTGAACCTCTCGCTGTGGATGAGCAGACAGGTGAGCATGATGAGGACGACGGCAGCTCCGACCGTGCAGAGGACCATCAGCCCCACAGGCATCTGCTGTCTCGTCTCTactcaacacaaacacatgatCACACGAGTGCAGACGCATTCAGCTCTGTTCAACAACATGGGGACAGGTGTGAGCAGGTACAGTCAGGAAAGGTAGATGTGTTGAGTGATGTTCTGTTGGTTTCTCTATTGCGTTTACATGCTGATATTTTCTGTAAGGTTTACTCTCATCACAAACAACAAGACTTGTGAACATGTGCGAATCTCTTTATTAAAGTCATTCTGGAGCACAGGACACGTCTACAGATatattgggggttttttttcattgacGTTTAAGGCTGTTCGTTTTAGTCTTAGACTCCCTAATTTTTTTATACTACCTGGATCTTAGATGTTTAGTTTATAACGTCGGCTTAATTGAGtcagtaaaggaaaaaaaaaacaacattttaggTTTCCAAGCATTACTTttcgaacaaaaaaaaatggaatgttgCAGAAAAAATATGCTCGTATGACCGTAAACAAAGCAATGTATTACACGGATTATGAGGCTCATCAGGGATCAGCCGTAAAAACAGACGTGGGTGCGACAGTCAGAGGCTCCAGAAGAAGATGCTCAGGAAAACTGAACAACTAATGTCCGTATAAAACTGCACCAAGTGCACCTGAGACGACTGATgcattaaaaaaacccaaaatactAAAATTCTTTAGCATGTTACTGGTTACTGCTCGTTATGGAGTATTTTTGATGTATAAACATTTCctgtcattatttttgaaggtttCTTTattaagacttttgcacagtactgtacattgtGTTCTACTGTGATGATGTTACCTGTATCATTAATCTTCTTCATGGAGCCCCAGAACACCGGCTCGCTCCATTCGCTCCACAGGTCAGACTGTCCACAGGTCGAGGACATGCGCACTCTCACCTGGAACTCGTACAGACTCCGAGCGTTAGGAAACGGCACGTTAAACGTGTTCCCCATGGTCCTGCTGTAAATctgagcaacaacaacaaacaggaAACTGTGAGTTTTACACCACGTTCCGACTGTAATGAATACAGAACACTGTGATATTcaacgtattattattattattattattattattattattgttgttatgcAATAATATATATCATAAAACCACACTGAGGTGGTGATATGGTGAGACAGATGTACGTACAATCCAGTTGTTGCTGTTGATCCTGTAGCGAACTTCACGCTCCTGACACTGATCTTTAGCGTTACTGGTAACGTTCCAGTAAATCCACAGCTCCGTCTCACTCAGCAACAACGACACGTTGTTCGGAGCATTCAActtcactgagagagagacagacagagagagagagaaaaagaaaagatgatTAATGAAATGTTTGACTGCATTTCCTTTACAGAGACGAGGACTGCTAATCTTGTAGCTCCACGAGGTCCGTGTGTGAAATGGGTGTGGtttgtggggggaaaagaaataaagtgtgtgtgtgttacccctGTTTATCAGTGATTTGTATTCTTGTTTTGCGATGTTGTTGTCTCTGTATAACCAGGCATAAAAGTGGTCAAATCTCTGCAGATCCTTCTCACTGTACGGAACCACACAGCCGACACGGACCTCCCTGGAGTACTGATAGGAGGAACACTCTGCAGGATCATCCGATTTCTTGTAACTGAcaggaggacacacacacacacacattgtatataCAGGTATGTTCAACACAGAGAGCATCATTGTAAGTATTCTACACTATGTAAAACTTTATATTTTgaaatctttatattttatattgttttatatcaCAGTGCACAGgtaagagagaataaagagagggatggtgagggaacgagtgtttatagctgctgtaacataagagacagcaggaactaactttttCATAGACATCGCACAACATTAAGTGAAAGTATAAAGGTAGAAAAGTAAGACATGTGCTTCAGTAAGTAAATTGTAACTGTGGGTAAATTCctgtggtaaaagaggaataaaacaccgtgCTGTTCGAGCAAAATAAAACCAccatggattattttcatataacattATTTTACTCTAAACTTTTCATTTCCCGGCAAGTTGATGATATTTCAGGCTAATATTTCCAAATATATGTTCTTTACTTCCAAATCTATTTACGTTAAAGAAATA
Coding sequences:
- the il2rga gene encoding interleukin 2 receptor, gamma a isoform X1 — encoded protein: MFLSSFLSFVWISSGSASTLPHQIECMVVNVEYVICTWDKDGTLAENYTFMSSYKNPDDPAECSSYQYSREVRVGCVVPYSEKELQRFKDFYAWLYRDNNIIAKQEYKSLINREIECTVVNLEYMICTWDKDDEDRTLAENYTFKSSYKKSDDPAECSSYQYSREVRVGCVVPYSEKDLQRFDHFYAWLYRDNNIAKQEYKSLINRGNTHTLYFFSPHKPHPFHTRTSWSYKISSPRLCKGNAVKHFINHLFFFSLSLSVSLSVKLNAPNNVSLLLSETELWIYWNVTSNAKDQCQEREVRYRINSNNWIIYSRTMGNTFNVPFPNARSLYEFQVRVRMSSTCGQSDLWSEWSEPVFWGSMKKINDTETRQQMPVGLMVLCTVGAAVVLIMLTCLLIHSERLRVILVPVVPSPKNLRDLIDSYDGNVEKWLHISKELQDGFKPNFSERPCIVREFRTETHSESESDDCLSVHTAVSSDYQSMQSYSSTSTLRSPTETPSTETTPLNGL